A genomic segment from Cricetulus griseus strain 17A/GY chromosome 8, alternate assembly CriGri-PICRH-1.0, whole genome shotgun sequence encodes:
- the Gpr19 gene encoding probable G-protein coupled receptor 19 isoform X3, protein MEEVNGDSTPCLRDEPRRSCRAHGTPAQTLDFCPATSQRTKRNRVTMVFAHRMDNDQPPVLAATLLVPLQNHSFVEAAEALLPHGLMGFPEEHGWMNNRTDLQYALNPGEVATASIFFGALWLFSIFGNSLVCLVIHRSRRTQSTTNYFVVSMACADLLISVASTPFVVLQFTTGRWTLGSAMCKVARYFQYLTPGVQMYVLLSICIDRFYTVVYPLSFKVSREKAKKMIAASWILHAAFLTPVFFFYGSNWDSHCNYFLPPSWEGTAYTVIHFLVGFVIPSVLIILFYQKVIKYIWRIGTDGRTLRRTMNIVPRTKVKTVKMFLLLNVVFLFSWLPFHVAQLWHPHEQDYKKSSLVFTAVTWVSFSSSASKPTLYSIYNANFRRGMKETFCMSSMKCYRSNAYTITTSSRMAKRNYVGISEIPPMSRTITKDSIYDSFDREAREKKLAWPINSNPPNTFV, encoded by the coding sequence AACTAAGAGGAACAGAGTGACTATGGTCTTTGCTCACAGAATGGATAACGACCAACCACCTGTGCTTGCTGCCACCCTGCTGGTGCCCCTTCAGAACCACAGCTTCGTGGAAGCAGCTGAGGCCCTGCTGCCCCATGGCCTGATGGGATTCCCTGAGGAGCATGGCTGGATGAACAACAGGACAGACCTTCAGTATGCACTCAACCCTGGAGAGGTGGCCACAGCCAGCATTTTCTTCGGCGCTCTGTGGTTGTTCTCTATCTTTGGCAATTCCCTGGTGTGTCTGGTCATCCACAGGAGCCGGAGGACTCAGTCCACCACCAACTACTTTGTGGTCTCCATGGCATGTGCCGACCTTCTCATCAGCGTGGCCAGCACACCCTTTGTTGTGCTGCAGTTCACCACTGGGAGGTGGACCCTCGGCAGCGCCATGTGTAAGGTGGCTCGCTACTTCCAGTACCTCACTCCAGGCGTCCAGATGTACGTGCTGCTCTCCATCTGCATAGACCGCTTCTACACCGTCGTCTATCCCCTGAGCTTCAAGGTGTCCAGAGAGAAGGCCAAGAAGATGATCGCCGCCTCCTGGATCTTACACGCAGCCTTCCTGActcctgtcttctttttctatGGCTCCAACTGGGACAGCCATTGTAactacttcctccctccctcctgggaGGGAACTGCCTACACGGTCATCCACTTCTTGGTGGGCTTTGTCATTCCCTCCGTCCTCATAATCTTATTTTACCAGAAGGTCATAAAGTATATCTGGAGAATAGGCACTGATGGGCGGACCCTGAGGAGGACGATGAACATTGTCCCCAGGACAAAGGTGAAAACGGTCAAGATGTTTCTCCTCCTGAATGTGGTGTTTCTGTTCTCCTGGCTGCCTTTCCACGTGGCTCAGCTCTGGCACCCGCATGAGCAAGACTACAAGAAGAGCTCCCTTGTCTTCACAGCGGTCACGTGGGTATCCTTTAGCTCTTCAGCCTCGAAACCCACTCTCTACTCCATTTATAATGCCAATTTTCGGAGAGGGATGAAAGAGACTTTCTGCATGTCCTCGATGAAGTGTTACCGCAGCAATGCCTACACCATCACAACCAGTTCAAGGATGGCCAAAAGAAACTATGTTGGCATTTCGGAAATCCCTCCCATGAGCAGGACGATAACCAAAGACTCCATCTATGACTCATTTGACCGAGAGGCCAGGGAAAAGAAGCTTGCCTGGCCCATCAATTCAAACCCACCAAACACTTTTGTCTGA
- the Gpr19 gene encoding probable G-protein coupled receptor 19 isoform X1, with amino-acid sequence MWTEAHGTPAQTLDFCPATSQRTKRNRVTMVFAHRMDNDQPPVLAATLLVPLQNHSFVEAAEALLPHGLMGFPEEHGWMNNRTDLQYALNPGEVATASIFFGALWLFSIFGNSLVCLVIHRSRRTQSTTNYFVVSMACADLLISVASTPFVVLQFTTGRWTLGSAMCKVARYFQYLTPGVQMYVLLSICIDRFYTVVYPLSFKVSREKAKKMIAASWILHAAFLTPVFFFYGSNWDSHCNYFLPPSWEGTAYTVIHFLVGFVIPSVLIILFYQKVIKYIWRIGTDGRTLRRTMNIVPRTKVKTVKMFLLLNVVFLFSWLPFHVAQLWHPHEQDYKKSSLVFTAVTWVSFSSSASKPTLYSIYNANFRRGMKETFCMSSMKCYRSNAYTITTSSRMAKRNYVGISEIPPMSRTITKDSIYDSFDREAREKKLAWPINSNPPNTFV; translated from the coding sequence AACTAAGAGGAACAGAGTGACTATGGTCTTTGCTCACAGAATGGATAACGACCAACCACCTGTGCTTGCTGCCACCCTGCTGGTGCCCCTTCAGAACCACAGCTTCGTGGAAGCAGCTGAGGCCCTGCTGCCCCATGGCCTGATGGGATTCCCTGAGGAGCATGGCTGGATGAACAACAGGACAGACCTTCAGTATGCACTCAACCCTGGAGAGGTGGCCACAGCCAGCATTTTCTTCGGCGCTCTGTGGTTGTTCTCTATCTTTGGCAATTCCCTGGTGTGTCTGGTCATCCACAGGAGCCGGAGGACTCAGTCCACCACCAACTACTTTGTGGTCTCCATGGCATGTGCCGACCTTCTCATCAGCGTGGCCAGCACACCCTTTGTTGTGCTGCAGTTCACCACTGGGAGGTGGACCCTCGGCAGCGCCATGTGTAAGGTGGCTCGCTACTTCCAGTACCTCACTCCAGGCGTCCAGATGTACGTGCTGCTCTCCATCTGCATAGACCGCTTCTACACCGTCGTCTATCCCCTGAGCTTCAAGGTGTCCAGAGAGAAGGCCAAGAAGATGATCGCCGCCTCCTGGATCTTACACGCAGCCTTCCTGActcctgtcttctttttctatGGCTCCAACTGGGACAGCCATTGTAactacttcctccctccctcctgggaGGGAACTGCCTACACGGTCATCCACTTCTTGGTGGGCTTTGTCATTCCCTCCGTCCTCATAATCTTATTTTACCAGAAGGTCATAAAGTATATCTGGAGAATAGGCACTGATGGGCGGACCCTGAGGAGGACGATGAACATTGTCCCCAGGACAAAGGTGAAAACGGTCAAGATGTTTCTCCTCCTGAATGTGGTGTTTCTGTTCTCCTGGCTGCCTTTCCACGTGGCTCAGCTCTGGCACCCGCATGAGCAAGACTACAAGAAGAGCTCCCTTGTCTTCACAGCGGTCACGTGGGTATCCTTTAGCTCTTCAGCCTCGAAACCCACTCTCTACTCCATTTATAATGCCAATTTTCGGAGAGGGATGAAAGAGACTTTCTGCATGTCCTCGATGAAGTGTTACCGCAGCAATGCCTACACCATCACAACCAGTTCAAGGATGGCCAAAAGAAACTATGTTGGCATTTCGGAAATCCCTCCCATGAGCAGGACGATAACCAAAGACTCCATCTATGACTCATTTGACCGAGAGGCCAGGGAAAAGAAGCTTGCCTGGCCCATCAATTCAAACCCACCAAACACTTTTGTCTGA
- the Gpr19 gene encoding probable G-protein coupled receptor 19 isoform X2, producing the protein MVFAHRMDNDQPPVLAATLLVPLQNHSFVEAAEALLPHGLMGFPEEHGWMNNRTDLQYALNPGEVATASIFFGALWLFSIFGNSLVCLVIHRSRRTQSTTNYFVVSMACADLLISVASTPFVVLQFTTGRWTLGSAMCKVARYFQYLTPGVQMYVLLSICIDRFYTVVYPLSFKVSREKAKKMIAASWILHAAFLTPVFFFYGSNWDSHCNYFLPPSWEGTAYTVIHFLVGFVIPSVLIILFYQKVIKYIWRIGTDGRTLRRTMNIVPRTKVKTVKMFLLLNVVFLFSWLPFHVAQLWHPHEQDYKKSSLVFTAVTWVSFSSSASKPTLYSIYNANFRRGMKETFCMSSMKCYRSNAYTITTSSRMAKRNYVGISEIPPMSRTITKDSIYDSFDREAREKKLAWPINSNPPNTFV; encoded by the coding sequence ATGGTCTTTGCTCACAGAATGGATAACGACCAACCACCTGTGCTTGCTGCCACCCTGCTGGTGCCCCTTCAGAACCACAGCTTCGTGGAAGCAGCTGAGGCCCTGCTGCCCCATGGCCTGATGGGATTCCCTGAGGAGCATGGCTGGATGAACAACAGGACAGACCTTCAGTATGCACTCAACCCTGGAGAGGTGGCCACAGCCAGCATTTTCTTCGGCGCTCTGTGGTTGTTCTCTATCTTTGGCAATTCCCTGGTGTGTCTGGTCATCCACAGGAGCCGGAGGACTCAGTCCACCACCAACTACTTTGTGGTCTCCATGGCATGTGCCGACCTTCTCATCAGCGTGGCCAGCACACCCTTTGTTGTGCTGCAGTTCACCACTGGGAGGTGGACCCTCGGCAGCGCCATGTGTAAGGTGGCTCGCTACTTCCAGTACCTCACTCCAGGCGTCCAGATGTACGTGCTGCTCTCCATCTGCATAGACCGCTTCTACACCGTCGTCTATCCCCTGAGCTTCAAGGTGTCCAGAGAGAAGGCCAAGAAGATGATCGCCGCCTCCTGGATCTTACACGCAGCCTTCCTGActcctgtcttctttttctatGGCTCCAACTGGGACAGCCATTGTAactacttcctccctccctcctgggaGGGAACTGCCTACACGGTCATCCACTTCTTGGTGGGCTTTGTCATTCCCTCCGTCCTCATAATCTTATTTTACCAGAAGGTCATAAAGTATATCTGGAGAATAGGCACTGATGGGCGGACCCTGAGGAGGACGATGAACATTGTCCCCAGGACAAAGGTGAAAACGGTCAAGATGTTTCTCCTCCTGAATGTGGTGTTTCTGTTCTCCTGGCTGCCTTTCCACGTGGCTCAGCTCTGGCACCCGCATGAGCAAGACTACAAGAAGAGCTCCCTTGTCTTCACAGCGGTCACGTGGGTATCCTTTAGCTCTTCAGCCTCGAAACCCACTCTCTACTCCATTTATAATGCCAATTTTCGGAGAGGGATGAAAGAGACTTTCTGCATGTCCTCGATGAAGTGTTACCGCAGCAATGCCTACACCATCACAACCAGTTCAAGGATGGCCAAAAGAAACTATGTTGGCATTTCGGAAATCCCTCCCATGAGCAGGACGATAACCAAAGACTCCATCTATGACTCATTTGACCGAGAGGCCAGGGAAAAGAAGCTTGCCTGGCCCATCAATTCAAACCCACCAAACACTTTTGTCTGA